The Cololabis saira isolate AMF1-May2022 chromosome 18, fColSai1.1, whole genome shotgun sequence genome contains the following window.
caaaagaaaaactcaCATTTCAGCAGAATGTTTCAAACAGAAATCTTtgccaaattaaaaataaaaattgtatttaaaagaaaaaaaacccacaggTGAACATCTAAAAATGACCTTGAAGTGAGTCTACTGTAATCCAAACAACCTTACAATGGGTTACAACACCAGATGCCTGATTTCAGTGTCAAGAGCTCAAACAAACATTATAGACTTGCTCAAATGAACATCAGTGAAACATACTAGTGTTAAATCATACATCAACGCATTTCTTGTCTAACATTAATCCTTTCCTGTTATATTCCTGTTAAGCAACACAAATGTGACAAAGCCATCACGATACTCAAGGGGACGATGTGAAAAAACTTCTTGGACAGCAGTGCTGTTACAGACTACTAATTTGTTGCCTTGTTTTGTATattgtatattaaaaaaaaataaaaataaaaaaaaaataaatgacagtACATGGTAAAGTACATTACAAGACTGCACCATCGCTTGTGCTGGAGTCCAGGCCATTGTGAGCGTGCCGTGACCCTGCAGTCCTACCGCCCTTGGTCACCAGGGCAGCCTTGTCCTCGTGGGGATCGGTGGTGGAGTCCGTGTCATTCGAGTGCTGAGTCAATGATGTCTCGCTGCCTGTCGGAGAGTCCACACTCTCATACCCTGCACTCAGCTGGCTCCCGAAACCCACGGGTCCTCCAGCTCTCCTGGAAGCAGTCCGACTCCCTGGCACCTCCTCTGAGTGGTTGGAGAGTTTGGTCTCAGTTTCACCGGGGCTGGAGACCACGGGGGACATTGGGAAGTCTTCCTCGGTGCTGCTTACCTCCCGGTACAGGCTGGGCGTGGTGGTCTCGCTCCTCTGGGACGAATTGCCGTTGCTTGGACCGTTGGACACCCTCCCGTAGTCTTTGCCCATTGGTTCGGAGGGAGCGCCGGCCTGCTCTGCTTGAGTGGATGGTTCACCAGATGAGTTCGTTGGGGAAGTCCTACTGGGTCCTGCTCCGGCCGAGGCCCCCTGGGACTGAGAGAGCTGCTGGCGCGACtctttcagctgctgctgcaggacaagGATGGTGCTCTGCATTCCTTCCACCTCCTCATCGAGCTGGATGATAAAGTCATTCAGTTCTGGGGACGGAAATCCAGGAACAAACAGAACAGGCATAAATTCATTTGAAATGCCAAAATATCGAACATGTAGACATTACATATAGGTGTAGAGGCTTTTCGTGCTCTCACCGTCCTGGCTGCTCTTGAGCTCTTCACTGTACTTTTTTTGCAGGGCCAGCTCAGCTTCCAGTTGGGCGATGCGTCCCTGGGACAGCTGCCGTCCCAACTCCTGGTTTTCCTGAATCAGCATTCGACATTTGGCCATCAGTTTCTTCCCTGTTTGGCTGTAAGGGAAACAAGTCTCACATCACACAGTGAACCAGGAGGCAATCGCAAAAGGCAGAAAGATACTGTTGACCTGTTCCCGTTGCCCGACCAACTTCCCAACTTCTCAAGGGGTCAACAGAAATTACTTGACCTGTTCAATACTGATTAATCAAAATCCAGTTTCACTCCATCTGACAGACTTGCAGGTAATGTGAAATAATAACCCGCTGACAACCTGTTTCATACAAATACAAGTAAATCATGCCTTGTAAATTATtttgagtacaatttttttttcctttacataaattaaaagtgaaaaaaaagccCTGCTGTCCTCATTCTGGCCTTAACttccacattttcaacaaacatTTCTATGAAATTAATTAACTCTTAGATTCACTCTAATTTAACTTACCGTGTTACACAAGTAGGAAAcatgaacatttaaaaaagaaataaatttgAGATTTTGTTTCAAACTGAATTTCTCTTGCCACGACTGGGCGTGAAAAAAAGCTGAGTTTAAAATTTTGAAGGAGAGTAAAATTCTGATAAAACaccaaaaagaagaagaaaaaagaaaccttaaCCTTCTCTTACTAAGTAGGAATCAGGAAACGCACACTGGAGGCCTAAACAAAGGTTTGTGTAGTCCTCTCTGAATAAATAAAGTGCATACGTTTCAACAGAACAAACAGCTCAAGTTGCTGCTTGTTCAACTTTACAACAGGTCATGCAAACGTTTGGCACATTAGCAGTTTCTGTGGCCATGCTTTTAAAAATTCCTGATCCAGAAGCCAAAACTTAAAACAATCATTCTTTCAAAACCATGTTTAACTGCCATCCATTTGGTGTATAGATACCTACAAAGTCATCTTTGCAGATGACAAGATTTACACATTATACCAGTAAATGCAGCCAGTAAAACCCATGGAAGTGATCAATGTGATGCTCAAAAGACATTAACTAATCATGGTCATTAAAAAGTTATTCTGTGCTTATATCAATTGTTTTACAGGACTTCCTCAATTACATCAGTCATTTTAAGTGAAGCATTAGAGGACTCGACTCCTCATTCTGTAAAGGAAATCGTCAAGCCCTCATAGACAAAATACCTCCTTAAATCTTGTTTCATCTAACTCTATATGTGATTATAAATTAGCTTTTAAAGACTGGGAAAACAAAACCAGTTCCTCAAGTGGTTCATTGCATCAACAGTTAAATATCTTTGCCACATAGGTGGGATTAAAAAGTGTAATTGGCGGAGATATTAAGCTGTGGAAGAAGTTGATAGGTCAATGACAAAAATACACAAGATTGCAGTAAATACATCCTCTTCAATTCATAACATGACTTGCTAAGGACATCTGCATTCACAACTTTGTAAGTGGATTCAGTTCACATACGGCAGTGTGTTCCAGCATCTGAtaacaaaaatcaaaaacattgttttttggaAAATCACAAACTTGTGTGTGAATGCAAACATTCGCAGACAAGTAAATGACGAGggttctctcacacacacacacgcacgtacacacacacacgcacacacagtgtTTTGGAGAAACAAGAGAGATATCAGATTAGATGGCAGTAAAAGCAGCAACAAGTTACAAAATAAAGACATAAATACACTCTACCGTGTGCAGGCCCATGTTTCAAAGACACAGGCAAATGGACCCTCATGCCTGAAGCATAGTCCCTCTGTGGACCGGGGATCTGGCGCCGCTCACAGTCTTAATGTCATTTCTAATGTTTCTTCCCCCAGATGTCTTACTTTTAAATCCTAGAAAATCTCCTCATGTTAATAGAATGTTCCTAATTGTCCAAAAAGTCTTAGCAGGTATTGTGTGGTGTGATCCACAGTTAAATGTCTTTATAAAACAAGTTTGGACTtctctttaaaatgttttaaaaacccTTTAGGCTAGGGATGCCCCCTATTTAATACGTGAACTGTCTGGTTTTAGCTGAGGGGGCGGAGAAAGCATATCCATGTTGGGAAGTGAGTGACCACCTCTTCAGAACAGTCCGGACTCCTTCAGGCCCTTGGACGTTGAGGGGGTAACGAGGGGAGAGAGCTGAAACACAAGTGTCACCTGACAACTGTCTTTTCTCTTTAGGTTATGTGATATGTAGCTGGCACAGTACAAGAGTACAAAAGCAGTTTTGTTTTGCAGTGACTGGCTTTCTGTAAAGTCTGAGCCTCGTGGCGAGCACAGCATTTGTCAGCCTCCCCCCCACCATTGTTCCTGCATGCCTGCAGTGAGAGTGAGGTTGGGGGACGTGAGGAAGTCTTGACTTTTTTGAGGGGGGAGTTATTTTTGTTGTCTTTACCTATCAGGTGTAAATTTCCAGGCACTCAGTTCATTTTGGGCCTGCTCCAGTTTGTCTTTAGTCTGTTCCAGTTCAGCCTTCATTTTGAGGAAAAACAAGTTGATGGATGGGTC
Protein-coding sequences here:
- the wtap gene encoding pre-mRNA-splicing regulator WTAP: MTNEEPLPKKVRLSESDMKTLTREELCTRWKQHDAYVQVLEAKYAELCSNDVPGLKESEEKLKQQQQESARRENILVMRLATKEQEMQECTTQIQYLKQVQQPSAAQLRSSMVDPSINLFFLKMKAELEQTKDKLEQAQNELSAWKFTPDSQTGKKLMAKCRMLIQENQELGRQLSQGRIAQLEAELALQKKYSEELKSSQDELNDFIIQLDEEVEGMQSTILVLQQQLKESRQQLSQSQGASAGAGPSRTSPTNSSGEPSTQAEQAGAPSEPMGKDYGRVSNGPSNGNSSQRSETTTPSLYREVSSTEEDFPMSPVVSSPGETETKLSNHSEEVPGSRTASRRAGGPVGFGSQLSAGYESVDSPTGSETSLTQHSNDTDSTTDPHEDKAALVTKGGRTAGSRHAHNGLDSSTSDGAVL